The following proteins come from a genomic window of Sardina pilchardus chromosome 13, fSarPil1.1, whole genome shotgun sequence:
- the LOC134099640 gene encoding uncharacterized protein LOC134099640 has product MEITFKVLKFMLLSGPWWMSDQIALASPFPLCEWNFPQKPGENDNTANHRLRVNCSGLGLGSVPSALPSQMKALDLSYNNITEIKWFDFTHDSCHVTELILSHNSLGKIDGGALSSLLGLKELNLSSNTLAVVTEDMFRGLRDLKVLDLRHNQLHWIHKMAFIDLANLEVLWLQNNNLRTVPDAVNVLTGLNTLSLGTNQLSQLQTGDLNRCTELKILQLEDNQISILAAGTFQNHENLRTVDLSSNRLEEFPDTMVTLLWERGVNLHLHGNSLRCGCGSGQTGEGPAWLTDTVLCQGIGPLQRERAPLRVHTTVTLTGVPGQSLMMPCEDNHHGGIIKYWKTPIGWLTSRNSCHSYSDMKCHCNGSLTIVNISCHLSGLYYCFKEDSHERGLFPYRVLPLGTCQNPMPKSRLPRELKAESQDTVSDSHFVAAVTSSVLVTFIGGFALGAFSRSHLITCLQKTKSRLRFKRGERSRTSEDNTDQISMETSPSGFTSYGDGDAPSITPSPPTKAPRSFRSKREQPEDSTPPKDSDNVDVSNSAIPVSTDQEPPETDLQLEPPETDLQLEDPETDLRQEPPETDLQQELPKTDLQREPPETDLQLEDPETDLRQEPPETDSNSATPANADQEPRETDLQPKAPVPPRPTARRSRVIKLYNYNEDGEHYSHIRDPEVDTAKGVPQPKQRIRSLSRLNAIMSSVETPALSTNTGPHTQSDQESELGHSSEEEESISGRQHIE; this is encoded by the exons ATGGAGATAACCTTTAAAGTGTTGAAGTTCATGTTGCTCTCTGGGCCTTGGTGGATGAGTGACCAAATTGCACTGGCCAGTCCATTCCCCCTCTGTGAATGGAACTTTCCACAAAAACCTGGTGAGAACGACAACACAGCAAACCACAGGCTGCGAGTAAACTGCTCAGGGCTGGGACTTGGGTCGGTGCCCTCAGCCCTACCCTCTCAGATGAAAGCGCTGGATCTGAGTTATAATAACATCACTGAAATCAAGTGGTTTGACTTCACGCACGACTCATGTCATGTCACCGAGCTCATTCTTAGTCACAATTCCCTTGGCAAGATTGATGGTGGGGCTTTGTCCAGCCTGCTTGGACTAAAAGAGCTGAATCTCAGCAGCAACACTCTTGCTGTTGTGACTGAGGACATGTTTCGAGGACTGAGGGACCTCAAAGTGCTTGATTTGAGACATAACCAGCTACACTGGATCCATAAAATGGCATTTATTGACCTGGCAAACTTGGAGGTCTTATGGCTTCAGAACAACAACCTTCGTACCGTTCCAGACG CTGTTAACGTACTAACTGggctaaacacattgtcattggGAACAAATCAGCTTTCTCAGCTGCAGACTGGAGATCTCAATCGCTGCACAGAACTAAAGATACTGCAACTGGAGGACAATCAGATATCCATTTTGGCAGCTGGAACATTTCAAAACCATGAAAACCTGAGG ACTGTTGATTTAAGTTCTAACCGACTGGAGGAGTTTCCTGACACCATGGTTACGCTTCTCTGGGAGCGGGGAGTCAACCTGCATCTCCATGGCAACTCCCTGAGGTGCGGCTGTGGATCAGGGCAGACAGGTGAAGGTCCTGCGTGGCTGACTGACACCGTGCTGTGTCAGGGGATCGGACccctgcagagggagagagcacctCTGAGGGTCCATACAACGGTCACCCTTACTGGGGTTCCAGGTCAATCTCTGATGATGCCATGCGAGGACAATCATCATGGAG GAATAATTAAGTATTGGAAAACTCCTATTGGATGGCTGACGAGCCGAAACTCCTGCCACAGCTACAGTGACATGAAATGCCACTGCAATGGAAGTCTGACTATAGTGAACATTAGCTGTCACCTCAGTGGCCTTTATTACTGTTTCAAAGAGGACAGTCATGAGAGAGGCCTCTTCCCATACAGAGTTCTACCATTGGGTACCTGTCAGAATCCCATGCCTAAATCAAGGCTGCCTAGAGAACTGAAGGCTGAGTCACAAGACACAGTTTCTGACAGTCACTTTGTAGCTGCTGTGACATCATCTGTGTTGGTGACCTTTATTGGAGGGTTTGCCCTAGGTGCATTCAGCAGGTCCCATCTTATTACATGCCTGCAGAAAACAAAGTCACGTTTACGCTTTAAAAGAGGCGAGAGAAGCAGAACCTCAGAGGACAACACTGACCAAATCTCCATGGAAACAAGCCCTTCTGGATTCACCAGTTATGGGGATGGTGATGCCCCTAGCATAACACCCTCTCCCCCTACCAAGGCTCCACGGAGCTTCCGCTCAAAGCGGGAGCAGCCAGAGGACAGCACGCCCCCGAAGGACAGTGACAACGTGGATGTCTCCAACAGTGCAATTCCAGTCAGCACAGACCAGGAACCTCCAGAGACAGATCTCCAACTGGAACCTCCCGAGACTGATCTCCAACTGGAGGACCCAGAGACTGATCTCCGACAGGAACCTCCCGAGACTGATCTCCAACAGGAACTTCCCAAGACTGATCTCCAACGGGAACCTCCCGAGACTGATCTCCAACTGGAGGACCCAGAGACTGATCTCCGACAGGAACCTCCAGAGACTGACTCCAACAGTGCAACTCCAGCCAACGCAGACCAGGAACCCCGAGAGACTGACCTCCAGCCGAAGGCCCCAGTGCCACCAAGGCCGACGGCGAGACGAAGCAGAGTGATCAAGCTCTACAACTACAACGAAGACGGCGAACACTACAGTCACATCAGAGACCCAGAGGTGGACACGGCCAAAGGAGTTCCACAGCCAAAGCAAAGGATAAGGTCTCTGAGCCGCCTAAACGCCATCATGAGCTCTGTGGAGACACCAGCCCTCAGCACAAACACAGGCCCACACACGCAGTCAGACCAGGAGTCCGAACTGGGCCACtcaagtgaggaggaggaatccATTAGTGGCAGGCAGCACATTGAATAG
- the dcun1d5 gene encoding DCN1-like protein 5 isoform X1: MEKLFGLADIKKVSQTLDRLNLVDLNGYGDRRYIDPAQIAKPFGDSIMPVKKKRKSSGSDDSGLRKCKITSYCRTQTSSRLINAEDQFSNKKCLAWFYEYTGSDEVVGPEGMEKFCEDIGVEPENIVMLVLAWKLEAENMGFFTKEEWLKGMTSLQCDCTERLQGKLDYMRSQLNDSSVFRHIYRYAFDFARDKDQRSLDMDTAKSMLALLLGRTWPLFPVFHQFLEQSKYKVMNKDQWYNVLEFSRTVNADLSNYDEDGAWPVLLDEFVEWQKARSAL; the protein is encoded by the exons AACCTGGTAGACTTGAATGGGTACGGAGACCGTAGATACATTG ATCCAGCACAAATAGCCAAGCCTTTTGGTGACTCCATCATGCctgtgaaaaagaagagaaagtcCTCTGGCTCAGATGACTCAGGTCTTAGAAAGTGTAAAATAACCAG TTACTGCAGAACTCAAACGTCAAGTAGACTGATAAACGCAGAGGATCAGTTCTCTAATAAGAAGTGCCTCGCCTGGTTTTATGAATATACAG GTTCTGATGAAGTGGTGGGACCAGAGGGAATGGAGAAGTTTTGTGAAGATATTGGTGTCGAGCCAGAGAAT ATTGTAATGTTGGTGCTGGCTTGGAAGCTAGAGGCTGAAAATATGGGTTTCTTCACTAAAGAGGAGTGGCTGAAGGGGATGACCTCACTGCA GTGTGACTGCACAGAGAGGTTACAAGGCAAGCTGGACTACATGAGGTCTCAGCTTAACGACAGTTCAGTGTTCAGGCACATCTACAGATATGCTTTTGATTTTGCGAGG GACAAAGACCAGAGGAGCCTGGACATGGACACGGCAAAATCAATGCTAGCTTTACTCTTAGGAAGGACGTGGCCCTTATTCCCGGTCTTTCATCAGTTCTTGGAG CAGTCTAAGTATAAAGTCATGAACAAAGACCAGTGGTACAATGTCCTAGAGTTCAGTCGCACTGTCAACGCAGACCTCAGTAACTATGATGAGGACGGGGCCT GGCCTGTGCTGTTGGATGAGTTTGTGGAATGGCAGAAGGCTCGGTCGGCATTATAG
- the dcun1d5 gene encoding DCN1-like protein 5 isoform X2 has product MPVKKKRKSSGSDDSGLRKCKITSYCRTQTSSRLINAEDQFSNKKCLAWFYEYTGSDEVVGPEGMEKFCEDIGVEPENIVMLVLAWKLEAENMGFFTKEEWLKGMTSLQCDCTERLQGKLDYMRSQLNDSSVFRHIYRYAFDFARDKDQRSLDMDTAKSMLALLLGRTWPLFPVFHQFLEQSKYKVMNKDQWYNVLEFSRTVNADLSNYDEDGAWPVLLDEFVEWQKARSAL; this is encoded by the exons ATGCctgtgaaaaagaagagaaagtcCTCTGGCTCAGATGACTCAGGTCTTAGAAAGTGTAAAATAACCAG TTACTGCAGAACTCAAACGTCAAGTAGACTGATAAACGCAGAGGATCAGTTCTCTAATAAGAAGTGCCTCGCCTGGTTTTATGAATATACAG GTTCTGATGAAGTGGTGGGACCAGAGGGAATGGAGAAGTTTTGTGAAGATATTGGTGTCGAGCCAGAGAAT ATTGTAATGTTGGTGCTGGCTTGGAAGCTAGAGGCTGAAAATATGGGTTTCTTCACTAAAGAGGAGTGGCTGAAGGGGATGACCTCACTGCA GTGTGACTGCACAGAGAGGTTACAAGGCAAGCTGGACTACATGAGGTCTCAGCTTAACGACAGTTCAGTGTTCAGGCACATCTACAGATATGCTTTTGATTTTGCGAGG GACAAAGACCAGAGGAGCCTGGACATGGACACGGCAAAATCAATGCTAGCTTTACTCTTAGGAAGGACGTGGCCCTTATTCCCGGTCTTTCATCAGTTCTTGGAG CAGTCTAAGTATAAAGTCATGAACAAAGACCAGTGGTACAATGTCCTAGAGTTCAGTCGCACTGTCAACGCAGACCTCAGTAACTATGATGAGGACGGGGCCT GGCCTGTGCTGTTGGATGAGTTTGTGGAATGGCAGAAGGCTCGGTCGGCATTATAG